Proteins encoded within one genomic window of Nilaparvata lugens isolate BPH chromosome 11, ASM1435652v1, whole genome shotgun sequence:
- the LOC111049102 gene encoding uncharacterized protein LOC111049102 isoform X2, with protein MENKTLNQCASVAKYIGEIIKFSCNDEFREKCKKICKVSSTSECQKVLEKKLFEITTDYENSKLKGRKRKTSSNDSQTTIAKAFEKQRMLEAAGIMRKNIVSKENSVPMLESIPRMVLKQQPITDLFKQQRRIPNFNSIALKPSMSLGLLNDNDWSLGNESQKLPIQQISFQSTKITSKPNKSKYNILEQSILDPKNFQWNENKSQGVPITPPSIMPAKLAATALKDNDALSIMSDPRIFMWN; from the exons atggaaaat AAGACTTTGAACCAATGCGCTTCAGTAGCAAAGTATATTGgagaaataatcaaattttcatgtAATGACGAATTCCGTGAAAAATGTAAGAAGATTTGCAAG gTCTCATCCACATCTGAGTGTCAGAAAGTTTTAGAGAAAAAGTTATTTGAAATTACTACAGACTATGAGAACTCGAAATTGAAAGGCAGGAAAAGGAAG ACGTCTTCAAACGATAGTCAAACCACAATAGCAAAAGCATTTGAAAAACAGAGAATGCTGGAAGCTGCTGGCATCATGAGAAAAAACAttgtttcaaaagaaaattcaGTTCCAATGCTGGAGTCCATCCCAAGAATG GTGCTCAAGCAACAGCCCATTACAGATTTGTTCAAACAACAAAGAAGAATCCCAAATTTCAATTCGATAGCGTTGAAACCAAGCATGTCATTAGGCCTACTCAATGATAATGATTGGAGTCTTGGAAATGAGTCACAAAAGCTTCCTATCCAACAAATCAGTTTTCAG TCAACAAAAATCACCTCCAAACCCAATAAATCGAAATACAATATTCTGGAGCAATCTATTTTGGATCCCAAAAATTTTCAATGGAATGAGAATAAAAGTCAAGGTGTACCG ATAACACCTCCTTCCATCATGCCGGCCAAATTAGCAGCCACAGCACTTAAGGATAATGATGCGTTATCCATCATGTCTGATCCAAGAATATTCATGTGGAATTGA
- the LOC111049102 gene encoding uncharacterized protein LOC111049102 isoform X1, with translation MENKTLNQCASVAKYIGEIIKFSCNDEFREKCKKICKVSSTSECQKVLEKKLFEITTDYENSKLKGRKRKTSSNDSQTTIAKAFEKQRMLEAAGIMRKNIVSKENSVPMLESIPRMVLKQQPITDLFKQQRRIPNFNSIALKPSMSLGLLNDNDWSLGNESQKLPIQQISFQSTKITSKPNKSKYNILEQSILDPKNFQWNENKSQGVPITPPSIMPAKLAATALKDNDALSIMSDPRIFMWN, from the exons atggaaaat AAGACTTTGAACCAATGCGCTTCAGTAGCAAAGTATATTGgagaaataatcaaattttcatgtAATGACGAATTCCGTGAAAAATGTAAGAAGATTTGCAAG gTCTCATCCACATCTGAGTGTCAGAAAGTTTTAGAGAAAAAGTTATTTGAAATTACTACAGACTATGAGAACTCGAAATTGAAAGGCAGGAAAAGGAAG ACGTCTTCAAACGATAGTCAAACCACAATAGCAAAAGCATTTGAAAAACAGAGAATGCTGGAAGCTGCTGGCATCATGAGAAAAAACAttgtttcaaaagaaaattcaGTTCCAATGCTGGAGTCCATCCCAAGAATG GTGCTCAAGCAACAGCCCATTACAGATTTGTTCAAACAACAAAGAAGAATCCCAAATTTCAATTCGATAGCGTTGAAACCAAGCATGTCATTAGGCCTACTCAATGATAATGATTGGAGTCTTGGAAATGAGTCACAAAAGCTTCCTATCCAACAAATCAGTTTTCAG TCAACAAAAATCACCTCCAAACCCAATAAATCGAAATACAATATTCTGGAGCAATCTATTTTGGATCCCAAAAATTTTCAATGGAATGAGAATAAAAGTCAAGGTGTACCG ATAACACCTCCTTCCATCATGCCGGCCAAATTAGCAGCCACAGCACTTAAGGATAATGATGCGTTATCTATCATGTCTGATCCAAGAATATTCATGTGGAATTGA
- the LOC111049108 gene encoding glutaredoxin-related protein 5, mitochondrial: MIAIRNIIFPSVQIISRSNSLASSCFIRGIAQKVDIDKLVKNNKVVLFMKGVPEEPRCGFSNAVVQILRMHNVKYDAHDVMKDDAIRNGVKEYSNWPTIPQVFINGEFVGGCDIMLQMHQSGDLIKELEKAGIKSALLDQEAPQEAKK, encoded by the exons ATGATTGCTATCAGAAATATAATCTTTCCTTCAGTTCAAATTATATCTAGATCAAACAGTCTAGCTTCCAGTTGTTTTATTCGGGGTATTGCTCAAAAAGTGGACATTGATAAGTTGGTGAAAAATAACAAAGTTGTGCTTTTTATGAAAGGAGTACCTGAAGAACCAAGATGTGGATTTAGTAATGCTGTTGTTCAAATTTTGAGAATGCACAATGTGAAGTATGACGCACATGATGTGATGAAAGATGATGCTATCAGAAATG gtGTGAAAGAGTATTCAAACTGGCCCACCATTCCTCAGGTGTTTATCAACGGTGAGTTCGTGGGCGGATGTGATATAATGCTTCAAATGCACCAGAGTGGAGATCTTATCAAAGAACTGGAAAAAGCTGGAATCAAATCAGCGTTGCTAGACCAAGAGGCTCCACAAGAAGCTAAGAAGTGA